The Coccidioides posadasii str. Silveira chromosome 2, complete sequence genomic interval GTTTGACCGCCATCCTACCAGGGGATCATTGTTAAAGTCCAGCTATTGCTTCACAGCCGAAAAATTTCCCGACGCAGAGGTAATGAACATCATATCATCGTTTTAGATTGGTAGCACGGGCTGACAGAGCTTCTTTCCAGGTGACCGGTAACGACCTGAGTCCAATTCAACCCACTTTGTCAGTATAATTCAGATACCCTTGTCAAGTCTCTATTCCAAAGCAAGATGCAGCATCACTGACATCCCGTGCAGCGTTCCGTCCAACGTCAAATTCGTTGTCGAGGATTTCGAAGATGACTGGATTGAGGAGTCGAAATACGACTTCATCCATGGCCGCTACCTAGCTGGCTCTGTTCAGGATTTTCCTAGACTCCTGAAACAAGCGTTCAAGTATGTTTCCTGTTTCTCCCACCTTCCCGTATACTCGAATGCTCTTTTGCTCATCCGTCGATCAGTGCCACCAAACCAGGAGGATGGATCGAAATGCAGGATTGGGATGTATACGGCTATTCAGAGGACGGCTCCGCTAAGGGCACCACAATCGAGCGATACTTCAAAGTTCTTGGTGATGCTTTCGGAAAAGCTGGTCGTGTCTTCAGCCCAGGTCCCTTGTTGGAAAATTGGTTGGTGGAGGCCGGTTTTGTTGACGTGAAAGTCACGAAGTTCAAGATTCCAATGGGTGCCTGGCCAAAGGATAAGTACTTTGTAAGTTCTTTTTCATTTGTGGGATCTTTCACTCTTCTTGACCATTCATTGACGAGCGCGATTTTGGAGAAAACCCTTGGTGTGTGGAACATGCTCCAAGCCCAAACCGGATTCGAAGCCAGTGCTCTCGCCGTTTTGACAAGATACGAAAATTGGTCCACCGCAGAGATCAAAACCCTTGTTGACCAGGCTTTGAAGGATGTGAAGAATCCGAAGATTCACTTTTTGTTTGACTTGTATGTTCAGGCGCATCAATTTGCCCATCATAACGTTAAATCTGTGAACTAACATGAAATCAGTTACTGCATATATGGCCGACGACCGGAATAAAAGGATATTGTTACTATGCGGCTAGTCATGCCATTTTTTCATACACAGCTGGGTTTGGCAGATTTATATATATCGGCTCAAACCTCAGTTTTGAATAACGATAATGATCATACGGACGAATAATGGAAAAATATATAATGTTTGGGCCTTCGTGTCCATGCCCATAAACGTATTTATTACATACCTCCCCAAGTCACAAAGGCCTAAATAAATGGATAGGATTTCCATCCGAAGGCACAACATCGTATATGGCAAAATATCCAGAAAGAGTACAGATAGCACCAGGTTGCAACGAGGGTATTGATTTAACCTTTAATTTGGTAAGCTCAAGGCGGATTGGTGTCCTCCAGAATTATGGTCACTAATGGGGTGATAGAATAACCCTCAGACCCCAGTGTTTGTTCCTCGAATTGTACTCAGACGGAGCTGGCCGAGGGCCCCGGACCTCCTGTCTCCTTTCATCATCACCTTCGGATGCCATAACTCCTGCCAGCGAGTTAGTCCTTATGATTTCTTAGATAACCAGTACTCGCAAAATGTCCACAAGGGATGAACATTCAAACTTGAGACTAGCACAAGGGTATGCCCGCATGGCCAGGAACCTTACTTTATACTGCGCATGAAATGTTCATCCTGCTCCCAGAAATTTATTCAGCCACTCTTTCGACATTAGGAGCTCTTAAGCATATGGTTTCAGCTCAAAATTCGCTCTCAATCTTCTGTATAAAAGCGCTTGATAACACTCAGATGCCGTTTTCACACGTCTTTTGCAGCATATTGGATGTAATCCGTAGTTCTGGTTAAAGGCATGCCATAGGCCGGAGGTTGGTTGGATATAGGATGCATCATTTTTCACAAAGGCTGCAACTGCTTTGTCCACAACATCACCATTAAAAGATATATTGTTACAGCAGTCAAAGCCGAGGAGTCACATCACACGGCCACACAGACTATTGAGTATGATGGCAGAGGGTATCTGCCCTGCAGGTGGTGCTTGGCATCTGTTCCAGCAAGCCAATGCATCATTGCCAGGGCTTCCGCCATAATTTCAGCGGTGCATATTAGGTCAGTGGAGGTGAGACCAAGCTCTTCAGAAAAAGGCCTTGAACCGTGACAGCCGGGTCATTGTTGTATGCTACCAGCATCTCCCCAAATATAGACGGACAGGACGGTATGATTGGTTTCACTTGCCTTGATATCTAAAGGAGAGACTGGGCAAATATCTGTCAACTAAAAGCTCCTTAACTTCCTGGGAGGTAGCTGGAATGCGTTAGACATTATCATACTGCAGGCTGTGCATCCTGAAGAAAAGCTTCCGGATTGTCATTCGACCATGCGTCCTCTGAGCGTAGGAATCTGGCAAATCGAGGGATCGAGTTAGTCAGTTGTTGTAGCTGCTCCTGAGTTTCGAGGACATATTGTTGTGTACTGGAGTCCTTGACCAAAGATCTTCCAGGTTCCCGTCCTCACGTTTGAAAATGCGGCCAAAGCAGAGGTTGTCGTTGGAAGATGGTGCCTAAAGAGTGCCACAAAAACCGAACCCAATCTGGCAAAAGGCCATAACGAGTTTACAGGTGTGCGCTCTTGTAGTCTTCGACCGAGTAGGTACGTACGGGGGAATTTGGACGTATTGAGGCGAATAAGGAACTCTGGTGTGTACTTGGGCGCCTCCAGCTGCGAATGGTTATCATTCCTTGAATTTCAAGCTGAATGCATCAGTCACAATCATTCCAGTTTTGAAAGATATGAGCAACCAGAGGATGAAGTAGACTGGCGACCTTTTTGACGAGCGTACTTTTGCCTTACAGAGTAGTCCCCACTCTTCCTTTCGTTTGCAGTGCACCCAGTGGGCTTATCGAGCCGCTGGCCAAAAATCACGGAAACAAATCCTGGCCGTTTCAGTGACCTCACTGAATAGGGGGTAGCTGCTATGTGATTCCAAAACCAAGTGTTAGAGCTGTGCGTTACAGAGGTCCATGTTGGTAATGGAAAATTGTTCCCGCAGACGCACTAAAATACTCCCTGGATGCAGGAAGAACAGGATGCAATACGCGCCTCTGTTCATTGGGCTGCAGAACCGAACCAGGATTCACTTCCACTCCTGCTGTTGTAGCCATTGGTCTATCCTCTGCTATGAAATTTCCTGATTGTCATTTTTACCATTGGATCTGGGTTCAAATTTTTTATAAAGGGAGCTTTATGGCCATCATGCATCCTTGTAACAGGCCACTCTGAAATATCCATGTTGGTTTGAGGGAAGAAAAATGGTAAAGCAACGCGTTCGTACGGAATGTCCGCCAGCCCGTGCTGATCCACAAATTCTCTTAAAACTCTGTATCCTTGTCTATGAAGACATGATTTATTTGCACAGGAGAGACAAGGATCCAATCTGATAGACAGAAACTGATTTAAATTATCGGGTAATGGCGAGCAAATGCCATCGGAACGAACAATGCCGCCAATCATTTCCCTAGAATGACACTTCAAGCTACGCTTTCAAACCTCCTTTCAGCTTGGCCTTTGAGGGCTTTAGCTGAGTTTATTGTCACTTGTCTCGCAGCCGAGGTGATAGGACGATATTGAGAATGATTCAAAGACCACGATTAAGAAACACTTAGGCGATATATAGAAGCATTATCTACTAGGATAGGAGTTGTTATGCGTTTTTAGCTAAAATTCACCCATGAAAAGGACGTGATACCATGGCGAAGCCCAAATACCGAACTATTCCGGTTGATATCGTTGTCGTTGTATTTTTATCCTTTTTGTCTTCATCAACGGCAGGGTCAGCCTGTTTGCTGGAGAGAGATGTCACCTCTAAAATTTCCCCGATATCTTTCCTTCCAACCCCACTTCAGATGTCACACCTTCGTTTCAGCGTTGGAAGTAACGAAGAGAGAAAGACGAAGCGCCACGTTGACATCGACGTCAATTTGGAGGGAAAATTGTTTTGAAAACGACGATATGGCTATGAAGCCGATCGCCACACGAGCTGACACAGGCCAGCAGTGGTGGGCGGGTTGAGTGCCTGCATCTTAATCAGCTGCCTAAAGTTCATCGAAACTATCTCTAAGAAGTATTGCACTCACGTTCTTCAAACCGGTCTTCGAAGAGCCGTATGTACTGCACGTATGTACATGCATCGGAGCAACATGGCCCAAGCCGCACGAAGGTTAAACTTTTTAAAGGCAAGTGCTATGGCGAGTCACTTGGCTTTCAGAAGCTTGGATGCAGAAGTCTTTTAGATGAAAATTGGTCGGCTTCACTTTCAACTCGAAGCGGACTGTCCTATCATGGTGGCGGCAACCAGCATCCACTGTCCATCCGGGCTAGTCCTCCGGCCAACATCATCAACATGCCTGACGGGATCGTATGCCGGAAGTGCTTGATCGTAATTGGCGCAGTTATAAATGCTGCTAAGCGCGTAATGTCCGGGTAGCTGTGCAAATAGCAGATCCTCCTCTGCATGCTCGGTCGATGAACCGCGATGCCTACCGCAATTTGACCCACCAGATGAACCGGTGTTTTTTCCAAACATCCAAAGCTTCTGCTCTGCGTTCCAGACGAGTTTCTCTCCGGCCGATGCGCGGCGAGGCGGAGCTGCATTGTTTGGAACTGCAAAAACTTGTTCTTGCACGCGGGCGTCTTGGCTTTTAGGTCTCCTCAACTTGGCCCAGAAGTTCTTTCGACGGTTGGAGCGAGATTCGACCTCGCTAAAGCTTTGACTTAGACTCGAGCTACCGTCGGGTTGGGCATCGCCAGGGGAAAGCCTGCAAGTGGCAGCTTCATTCGGGACCAGACGCTGAGTAACGGCACGTGGGGTGCTATATCCTCCTCTTTCCCACGCCGTGATGCGAGATTGCCGAGTATTGTCCATCTTTTTCTTCGTTTGTTTGTATGGAGTTCTCTGTAAGGGATATTGTGTCTATTGATAGATCTTCAATGGGAAGAACCTGGAGGACTTTCCAGGCCTTTATAAAGGCACTTCAAAGGATCGTTGACAGTGGATTCAACGCCTCAATGCATAGTACGACACATGTTAACATTATCATAGTAACATGAGAACCGAAGCAAGGCGGAGGGAGAAAGAGCCAACAATCAACGCAAATAGCAATACCTGGTGTATGTGTGGACATGCATGCTATATAAACCAATCCACAGCTGCCAGCCGCAAGAATTGATATTCAACAGATACACGCAAATTCCAACCAGCAGCGCCAAAAAAGTCCACCAGGGCGGAGGCGAGGTTGTCCCCACCCAACTAATGAGAAGGCTCATGGGTTTCGTATTCCCCACGAAAATTCCCGAGATGGCAGAAAAAAAGTTCAATTTTTGTGGCAGCATTTCTTTGCTCTCCCTGTCGACGTGACCCGCGCTAAGAGATAAAGCATGGAGCTACTCCGTAATTTTGATACACGTCAATCACGCGCGGCGGACGAGGAGCGGAGTATTTGCCCTCAAGTTTGGTCGCTTATTTCCACCCGCGCCAACAGCCAACAGTGGAAAGGATCATGGGCGCCACAGCAGAGGGGCACGGCGGAGCCGTGCGAAGGCGTGCTGGCATGGCTGGGAGGCAAAAATCTATTTCCAGCTCCCGCAACAAAAGTAGGGACATTGATGGCCCAAATGCCACCGTTTGATGCTGAGTACTCCATAGTAGTATTTCTCTTTGCTACATACGTATTTTGGCACAGCGTtcaatactccgtagacgGTCTTCCCTCATGCGCCCAgtctttgctttcttttcttttttttgagcGGCACAGAGGAGCAAGCAAGCGATAAGACGTGATCAGCTCCAGAGCCAGACCAACGTCGGTGATCGATCCGGCCAATCTCGTGtggggaaaaataaaaacctCTGACTGGCGTCATCGTATTTGCTGGTTTTTAAATTATTTCGTTTCATTCTGCCAAAGTGACCCAAGCGCGGACGATGGAATTCCGGCTTCGTACGAACTCTGCATGCATATGTATGGAGGGACGCAGGAAATATGTACATACAGTACATAGAAAGATAGTTCCAGGGTACAGATGCTTACGCCAACGCGCCAAACGTGAAGTGCGGTTTTTGAAAGCGCGGAGTGATGTGGTTGGAGATCTGGAGAGGAGAAAACGCTGCaggcaaaaaagaaattcgCACATGGGAAGAGCTAACTATAAATAGTAACATCCATCCAGGTGTGACGGGTACATGGCTGGAGGCCGATCTTTCGGTGAGTGCTCCATCCC includes:
- a CDS encoding uncharacterized protein (EggNog:ENOG410PG2U~COG:S) encodes the protein MTKFTKKTYYRFENNRRYHGFRDGKYLGPNDDKEADRLDTIHELMLETFNRKLFFAPIGTSPQQVLDIGTGTGIWAVDFAEKFPDAEVTGNDLSPIQPTFVPSNVKFVVEDFEDDWIEESKYDFIHGRYLAGSVQDFPRLLKQAFNATKPGGWIEMQDWDVYGYSEDGSAKGTTIERYFKVLGDAFGKAGRVFSPGPLLENWLVEAGFVDVKVTKFKIPMGAWPKDKYFKTLGVWNMLQAQTGFEASALAVLTRYENWSTAEIKTLVDQALKDVKNPKIHFLFDFYCIYGRRPE
- a CDS encoding uncharacterized protein (EggNog:ENOG410PFZM~COG:Q~BUSCO:13844at33183), whose protein sequence is MDNTRQSRITAWERGGYSTPRAVTQRLVPNEAATCRLSPGDAQPDGSSSLSQSFSEVESRSNRRKNFWAKLRRPKSQDARVQEQVFAVPNNAAPPRRASAGEKLVWNAEQKLWMFGKNTGSSGGSNCGRHRGSSTEHAEEDLLFAQLPGHYALSSIYNCANYDQALPAYDPVRHVDDVGRRTSPDGQWMLVAATMIGQSASS